Within the Achromobacter spanius genome, the region TATGCTGCAAACAGGATAGCAGCGCGCCAGGGCCGAAAAATTGCAAAAACAGGCGTGGCTTACCCTAGGAATCCGCATTGAATTGCGCTGAATTTCAATTATTAGAATTGGATTGCACCATGCATCTAGACGCCACCGACCAACGCATTCTGTACCGCCTGCAAGAGAACGGGCAGCTCAGCAACCAGGACCTGGCCGAGCAGGTGGCGCTGTCGCCATCGGCATGCCTGCGCCGCGTGCGGGCGCTGGAGGAAGCCGGGTTCATTCGCCACTACCGGGCGGTGCTGGACGCCGACAAGCTGGGCTTTGAACTGGAAGCCATCGTCCACGTGTCGCTGGACCAGTCGAACCCGGGATGGCACGAGGCCTTTCTGGCCGGCATCGCGGCGCACGACGAAATCACCGAAGCCAGCATCGTGACCGGCGCGTCGAATTACATCTTGTCGGTGCGCACCCGCAACCTGGCGGCGTTCTCGCAGTTTGTCGAAGACAAGCTGAGCAAGATCGCGGGCGTGCGCGACCTGTGTTCGCATATCGTCATGCGCAAAGTGAAAGACCGGGGCGGCATGCTGCCGCTGGCTGCGTGGCGCTAGGCCGCACCGAATCGTAGAAATCCAAACACCGTGACGAAGTGGCAGGCCGAGCCCACCATCACGAACAGATGCCAGATGCCGTGGGCATGGCGCCAACGTTTGTCTTTCACGTAGAACAGCGTGCCCACCGTGTACGCGGCCGCGCCCGCCAGTAACCAGGCCAGGCCCGCCGACGACAAGGCGCCCGCGATCGGGGCGGCGAATATCACCCCCAGCCAGCCCATGGCCAGGTACAGCGGCAGGGCCGGCGCCGCGCCGCGCGCCCACCACAGTTCACGGCTGATGCCGATGGCCGCCAGCAGCCATATCGCCACGCCCATGGCCGCGCTCCAGGCGTGATCCACGGGGCCGAAGGCCAGCGGTGTGTAGGTGCCCGCAATCAACAGGTAGATGGCGCAGTGGTCGGCCTTGGCCCAGCGCGCCTTGTAGCGGCCGCGCGTGCAGTGATACAGCACCGACGAGGCATACACCGCGATCATCGACGCCGCGAACACGGCGCAACTGATGATCTGCCGCGTATCCACGTTCAGTTCCGCCGCGCGCGCGATCAGCGCGCCGGACGCGGCCACGGCCATCGCCAGGCCCGCCAGATGCGTGGCGCCATTGAGTCGTTCGCCTTCGTACATGTGTCCTCCCAGCGCGCCGGTGCCAAGCCGGCCCAGGCCATCATGGGCCCGCCGTGTGACAGCTTGAGGTCACCGGCGGGCCGCGCCCGGAGGTCAGGCGATGAAATCCATCGCGGCGGGATAGCCTTCCACCGCGCGCGCGGCCAGGATGGCGCGCTGCACCGCGATGGCCATGGCTTCGGCCGCCATTACGCCCAGCAACATGACGTTGCCCGGCTTGCCCGACGTGCCGGTGCCCAGCGTAAAAATCGTGTCGCCGTCCAGCATGGTGTGGATGGGGTTGATGCTGCGGGCCAGTCCATCGTGGGCCATGCCGGCGATTTTCTGCGCCTGCGCCTTGGTCAGCGTGGCATCGGTGGCGACCACGCCGATGGTGGTGGCCGTGCCCGCGCGCATCGACCGGGGCAGGTCGCCGGCCAGGATGGCCGCGCGCGTATCCAGGAACTGCTTGCCGTCCGCCGTGCGCGCGCCAGCCAGGATGCGGCCGGTGGCGGGGTCCAGCACGTCGCCCACTGCGTTGACCGCCACGATGGCGCCCACCGTCACGCCCGCCACCGTCAGCGACGCGCTGCCGATGCCGCCCTTCATGGCGCGCTTGGGGCCGTACAGCTTGCCCACGGTAGCGCCCGCGCCCGCCCCCACGTTGCCTTCCTCGGGTGCGTCGGTGGACGCCGTCTTGCACGCCTGGTAGCCCGCCGCCGCATCCGGGCGGATCGACGCATCGCCCACGCCCAGATCGAACAGGATGGCCGACGGCACGATGGGCACGTGCGCCACGCCGACGTCAAAGCCGATCTTCTTTTCTTCCAGGTAGCGCATCACGCCGCTGGCGGCGTCCAGCCCGAACGCGCTGCCGCCCGACAGCACGATGGCATGCACTTTTTCCACCATGTTGACGGGGTTGAGCAAATCGGTTTCACGGGTGCCGGGCGCGGCGCCGCGCACATCCACGCCGCCCGTTGCACCCGCTTCGGCAATGATGACCGTGCAGCCGGTGGGGCGGCGCGTGTCGGTGTAGTGCCCCACGCGCAAGCCCGCAACCTGGGTAATGCTGCCGCCCCCTGGCATCAGCCGCGAGCCATTGGCTTGGGCGGGCATGCCGCCAGCCATAGCCGCCGCGCCCGCGGCAGCCGCCATGAATGTCCGCCTGTTCCATTGCTGTTCCAAACCCATCTCCCTTTCCTTGCGGATGACTTGCTGCGATTTACCCGATGACGCCCCGACCGCTACATACCGATCGGAAACTTGTTAATTACTAAAAGCTATATTTTTACTATTCCTTATGCTTTGTGGAAAAATAGGTGCGTTGCTAGAGTGCGGCTATGACGGGGGCCCGCGCATCACGGAGCCCTCCAACATGACACCGATATTCCGGAGCATTGCCATGAAACTCTTACGCTCGTTGTTCATTGCCGGCCTGATCCAGGCCACCGCCTTGGGCGCCGCCCACGCCCAATCCGGGCTGGACCAGATCAAGTCCGCGGGCACCTTCAAAATTGGCACCGAAGGCACCTACGCCCCCTTCACCTTCCACGACGCATCGGGGCAGCTTACCGGTTTTGACGTAGAGATTGGGCGCGCCATTGCCGAACGCCTGGGCGTCAAAGCCCAGTTCGTCGAAGGTAAATGGGACGGCCTCATTGCCGGCCTGGACGCCAAGCGCTATGACGTCGTGATCAACCAGGTGGGCATCACCGACGCGCGCAAACAAAAATACGACTTTTCTGATCCGTACATCTCGTCGGCTGCGGTGTTGATCGTGCGCGACGACAACACCAGCATCAAGTCCTTCGATGACCTCAAGGGCAAGAAGTCGGCCAATACGCTGACCAGCAATTTCGGCAAGCTGGCGCAAAGCCACGGCGCGGAAGTGGTGGCGGTGCAGGGCTTTAACGAAGCCATTGACCTCTTGACCTCGGGCCGCGTGGAAGCCACGGTCAACGACAAGCTATCGTTCCTGGATTTCAAGAAGCAAAAGCCCAACGCCAAGGTGAAGATCGCCGCCACCGACAAGACCGCTGAATTCAGCAACTCGGGCGTGCTGATGCGCAAGGGCAACCCCGAACTGCAGGCCGCCATCAACAAGGCCCTGGCGGATATCAAGGCTGACGGCACCTACAAGACCATTTCGGTCAAATACTTCGGCACGGATTTGTCGGCGCAATAAGCCACGGACACACACATGACGCTACCTACCTGGCTCCAGGCCGTCATCCCCGATTGGCTGCTGGCGCAGATCGGGTCATGGACCGTGCCGGCCTGGGTGCAATTGATGGCCGATTCGTTCTGGCCGCTGCTGCACGCCGGGCTGGTGTTCACCGTACCGCTGACCTTGATGTCGTTCGCGCTGGGCCTGGCACTGGCGTTCGTGGTGGCGTTGATCCGGCTGTTCGGGCCGGCGCCGCTGGTGGCGCTGGTGCGCTTTTATGTGTGGCTGATCCGGGGCACGCCGCTGCTGGTGCAGTTGTTCGTGATTTTTTACGGCCTGCCCAGCGTGGGCATCGTGCTGGATCCCTTGCCCGCCGCCTTGATCGGCTTCACGCTGAACGTGGGCGCCTACAACTCCGAAGTCATCCGGGGTGCCATCGAATCCATTACCAAGGGCCAATGGGAAGCGGCCTACTCGCTGAGCATGACGCGCGGCCAGGCACTGCGCCGCACGATTTTGCCGCAAGCCGCCCGCGTGGCGGTGCCGCCGCTGTCGAACTCATTCATTGCACTGGTCAAGGACACGTCGCTGGCGGCGGTGCTGACCGTGCCCGAGATCTTCCAGGCGGCCCAGCGCATTGCGGCGGTTACGTATGAACCGCTGATCCTCTATACCGAAGCCGCGCTGATCTACCTGGTGTTCAGTTCTGTGTTGTCCGCCGCGCAAGTGCGCCTGGAACGGCGCTTTGGCCAGCACGCGGTGTTTTCCGAGAAGACCCGATGATACGGCTGCAGAAAATCGAAAAATCGTTTGGCGGCAATCCGGTGCTCAAGCAGGTGGACGTCAGCATAGCCGAAGGCAGCGTCACCGCGCTGATCGGCCCGTCCGGCAGCGGCAAGAGCACATTGCTACGCTGTGTGAACCTGCTGGAAGTGCCCGACTTTGGCACGCTTGCCATCGGCCCCGAAACCGTCGACTTCGAGCCCGGGAAGAAGCTGACGCGGGAACAGGTGCAGCGCGTGCGCAGGCAGACGGGCATGGTGTTCCAGAATTTTCAGTTGTTCCCGCACCAGACGGTGATGGGCAACGTCATGGAAGGCCTGCTGACCGTAAAGAAGTGGCCGCTGGACCAGGCCCGCGCGCGCGCGGAAGAGCTGCTGAAGAAAGTGGGCATGTCCGAAAAGGCCGACGCCTGGCCCGCCAACCTGTCTGGCGGACAACAACAGCGCGTGGCGATCGCGCGCGCGCTGGCGCC harbors:
- a CDS encoding Lrp/AsnC family transcriptional regulator — its product is MHLDATDQRILYRLQENGQLSNQDLAEQVALSPSACLRRVRALEEAGFIRHYRAVLDADKLGFELEAIVHVSLDQSNPGWHEAFLAGIAAHDEITEASIVTGASNYILSVRTRNLAAFSQFVEDKLSKIAGVRDLCSHIVMRKVKDRGGMLPLAAWR
- the trhA gene encoding PAQR family membrane homeostasis protein TrhA is translated as MYEGERLNGATHLAGLAMAVAASGALIARAAELNVDTRQIISCAVFAASMIAVYASSVLYHCTRGRYKARWAKADHCAIYLLIAGTYTPLAFGPVDHAWSAAMGVAIWLLAAIGISRELWWARGAAPALPLYLAMGWLGVIFAAPIAGALSSAGLAWLLAGAAAYTVGTLFYVKDKRWRHAHGIWHLFVMVGSACHFVTVFGFLRFGAA
- a CDS encoding P1 family peptidase — protein: MGLEQQWNRRTFMAAAAGAAAMAGGMPAQANGSRLMPGGGSITQVAGLRVGHYTDTRRPTGCTVIIAEAGATGGVDVRGAAPGTRETDLLNPVNMVEKVHAIVLSGGSAFGLDAASGVMRYLEEKKIGFDVGVAHVPIVPSAILFDLGVGDASIRPDAAAGYQACKTASTDAPEEGNVGAGAGATVGKLYGPKRAMKGGIGSASLTVAGVTVGAIVAVNAVGDVLDPATGRILAGARTADGKQFLDTRAAILAGDLPRSMRAGTATTIGVVATDATLTKAQAQKIAGMAHDGLARSINPIHTMLDGDTIFTLGTGTSGKPGNVMLLGVMAAEAMAIAVQRAILAARAVEGYPAAMDFIA
- a CDS encoding amino acid ABC transporter substrate-binding protein translates to MKLLRSLFIAGLIQATALGAAHAQSGLDQIKSAGTFKIGTEGTYAPFTFHDASGQLTGFDVEIGRAIAERLGVKAQFVEGKWDGLIAGLDAKRYDVVINQVGITDARKQKYDFSDPYISSAAVLIVRDDNTSIKSFDDLKGKKSANTLTSNFGKLAQSHGAEVVAVQGFNEAIDLLTSGRVEATVNDKLSFLDFKKQKPNAKVKIAATDKTAEFSNSGVLMRKGNPELQAAINKALADIKADGTYKTISVKYFGTDLSAQ
- a CDS encoding ABC transporter permease subunit (The N-terminal region of this protein, as described by TIGR01726, is a three transmembrane segment that identifies a subfamily of ABC transporter permease subunits, which specificities that include histidine, arginine, glutamine, glutamate, L-cystine (sic), the opines (in Agrobacterium) octopine and nopaline, etc.), whose product is MPAWVQLMADSFWPLLHAGLVFTVPLTLMSFALGLALAFVVALIRLFGPAPLVALVRFYVWLIRGTPLLVQLFVIFYGLPSVGIVLDPLPAALIGFTLNVGAYNSEVIRGAIESITKGQWEAAYSLSMTRGQALRRTILPQAARVAVPPLSNSFIALVKDTSLAAVLTVPEIFQAAQRIAAVTYEPLILYTEAALIYLVFSSVLSAAQVRLERRFGQHAVFSEKTR
- a CDS encoding amino acid ABC transporter ATP-binding protein yields the protein MIRLQKIEKSFGGNPVLKQVDVSIAEGSVTALIGPSGSGKSTLLRCVNLLEVPDFGTLAIGPETVDFEPGKKLTREQVQRVRRQTGMVFQNFQLFPHQTVMGNVMEGLLTVKKWPLDQARARAEELLKKVGMSEKADAWPANLSGGQQQRVAIARALAPAPRVLLCDEPTSALDPGLAAEVVDVLRQLAAEGMTMLMATHDLRLAANVSREVVFLLDGVVVESGESRTLFSRPSDQRTAAFISTLTQDGAS